One Candidatus Neomarinimicrobiota bacterium genomic window carries:
- a CDS encoding T9SS type A sorting domain-containing protein, whose product MEWPRDSSFTIIFQSGIWIAGLVDSIPRTAEAEYATEFRGGTYESYPDNMDDQRFRVYSIGPFSGPGDHDWANWPVSDGAPTDSNSDPLAFGDKSYWSVFHDADSAAHDRLFGTDPLGIEVRMTIWGYDQPGAYGDIMFLNFQIFNKGNNFIEDAFVALWHDSDLGTATDDLLGTDTLLQMQYVYNDGADNVYGAAPPAIGFKLLRGPAVPSLGDSAIAFGKLLSDHTNAGMYASSKFANSGFPETSDPVTASEAYYFMQGLNGLGLTKIDNLGNTTRYDYTGDPVTGEGWILTGAGDLRGMISFGPLDMAPGDSVELIAAVIIARDTSALHSLAKLREVSRNVQEIFDNDFQLHDFSLLSPLGGERLTGTVSIFWNASDKEGDILNLELYAISILGEKLFIDENLPNTGNYLWNTESMTDGFYLLQASVFDSSLGDFAFRQSAYSDSFFVIDNDANGIPFIRLITPFDSIVSGLKEITWNAVDIEDSTLLITLDYSVDEGEHWMTVENSIPNSGSYLWDSNDSPNSDSGMVMLTASDGDESFSAVSIMFKLRNERQERIENVFTKLIGQAQGPMTLNIIDSSALKDHDYIIAFREEEFTSVLVYDIFDVHDNIIKVSGAYQLTGAEGELFDGIRLSMFNYGFIQPWKTAWTEVTGDTSTYEIEYLQYLSSSPKNYELRFLGENASQSSTGVPLPFQIWNAAEDYQVALIFVRGENGEWVSGESIIFLDSEDSRRTTISLIISWGETDLPPEIGDILTLFYGSPRAAGDQVGFNLQGDFVSVDKNHPFFVPREFDLSQNYPNPFNPLTRIEYSLPVSSEVLLVIYNLRGQEVARILNERQTEGVHTIAWDASKYASGIYFYRLTAGDFVQTRKMLLLK is encoded by the coding sequence ATGGAATGGCCTCGAGACAGCAGCTTTACGATAATTTTCCAGTCAGGCATATGGATCGCGGGGTTGGTTGACTCTATTCCAAGAACAGCTGAAGCTGAATACGCTACAGAGTTTCGCGGCGGCACTTATGAAAGTTATCCCGATAACATGGACGATCAGCGTTTCAGAGTTTATTCCATTGGACCCTTCAGCGGTCCGGGCGATCACGATTGGGCTAATTGGCCTGTCTCCGATGGCGCTCCGACCGACTCGAACAGTGATCCACTTGCGTTTGGCGACAAATCTTATTGGTCTGTTTTCCACGACGCCGATAGCGCCGCTCACGATAGACTATTCGGAACTGATCCGCTCGGTATCGAGGTACGAATGACGATCTGGGGTTATGATCAGCCGGGAGCGTATGGCGATATCATGTTTCTGAACTTCCAGATTTTCAATAAGGGAAATAATTTTATTGAGGACGCTTTTGTGGCGCTCTGGCATGACTCTGATCTCGGTACTGCAACTGACGATCTTCTTGGTACCGATACACTTCTTCAGATGCAATATGTGTATAACGATGGCGCTGATAATGTCTATGGTGCTGCACCTCCTGCCATAGGATTTAAATTACTTCGCGGTCCCGCTGTTCCATCATTAGGTGACAGCGCTATCGCCTTCGGTAAATTGCTATCTGATCATACCAATGCAGGAATGTATGCAAGTTCCAAATTCGCAAACTCGGGTTTTCCCGAAACCAGTGATCCGGTAACTGCTTCCGAGGCATATTACTTTATGCAAGGATTGAACGGATTGGGTTTGACAAAAATTGATAATCTTGGCAATACAACCCGGTATGATTATACAGGCGACCCTGTCACGGGAGAAGGATGGATCCTTACGGGTGCCGGCGATTTACGTGGTATGATCTCCTTTGGTCCGCTTGATATGGCTCCCGGCGATTCAGTAGAGCTAATTGCCGCGGTAATTATTGCCCGGGATACGAGTGCCCTACATAGTCTTGCCAAATTAAGAGAGGTCTCTCGCAATGTTCAGGAGATCTTTGATAATGACTTTCAACTCCATGACTTCTCACTTCTCTCTCCTCTCGGAGGCGAACGGCTTACCGGAACTGTTTCAATTTTCTGGAACGCTTCAGATAAGGAAGGTGATATTCTAAATTTGGAACTCTATGCTATCTCTATACTTGGAGAAAAACTTTTCATAGACGAAAATCTACCCAACACCGGTAATTATCTTTGGAACACGGAATCAATGACTGATGGTTTCTACCTGCTTCAGGCATCTGTCTTCGACAGTTCCCTTGGCGATTTCGCTTTTCGACAGTCTGCATATTCGGATTCATTCTTTGTCATAGATAACGATGCCAACGGAATCCCATTCATACGCCTCATTACGCCATTTGATTCAATTGTATCCGGCTTAAAAGAGATAACTTGGAATGCCGTAGATATTGAGGATTCCACACTGCTGATAACATTGGATTACAGCGTGGATGAAGGTGAACACTGGATGACGGTGGAAAACAGTATTCCCAATTCAGGAAGCTATCTCTGGGATAGCAACGATTCGCCGAATTCCGATTCAGGTATGGTGATGCTTACAGCCTCAGACGGTGATGAATCGTTTAGCGCCGTTTCAATCATGTTTAAGCTGCGAAATGAACGGCAAGAACGAATAGAAAATGTCTTTACAAAATTGATCGGTCAGGCTCAAGGTCCAATGACGTTGAATATAATCGATTCATCAGCGTTGAAAGATCATGACTATATCATTGCTTTTCGTGAGGAAGAATTTACATCGGTTCTTGTCTACGACATTTTTGATGTTCATGATAATATAATTAAAGTCTCCGGAGCTTATCAGCTTACCGGGGCTGAAGGAGAGCTCTTTGACGGCATACGATTATCGATGTTCAATTATGGTTTCATCCAGCCATGGAAAACGGCTTGGACAGAGGTCACAGGAGACACGAGTACATATGAAATTGAGTATCTACAGTACCTTAGTAGCAGTCCTAAAAACTATGAACTTCGATTCTTAGGCGAAAATGCGTCTCAATCCTCGACAGGAGTCCCTCTACCCTTTCAAATCTGGAATGCTGCCGAGGACTATCAAGTCGCACTCATATTTGTCAGGGGTGAAAATGGTGAATGGGTGAGCGGTGAATCGATAATTTTTCTTGATAGTGAGGACAGTCGGCGTACAACAATTTCATTAATTATCTCGTGGGGTGAAACTGATCTTCCACCCGAAATTGGTGATATTCTCACTCTCTTTTACGGAAGTCCGCGGGCTGCCGGCGATCAAGTTGGGTTTAACTTGCAAGGCGACTTTGTCTCGGTCGACAAAAACCATCCCTTCTTTGTCCCACGAGAATTCGATCTCTCGCAAAACTACCCCAACCCCTTTAACCCTCTGACTCGGATAGAATACTCTCTTCCAGTGAGTTCAGAAGTTTTGTTGGTGATCTATAACCTTCGTGGACAGGAAGTAGCGCGGATTTTAAACGAGAGGCAAACTGAAGGAGTGCACACTATTGCATGGGACGCATCAAAATATGCTTCAGGCATCTACTTTTACCGCCTCACAGCCGGAGATTTTGTCCAAACAAGGAAGATGCTGCTGTTGAAATGA